Sequence from the Bacteroidales bacterium genome:
TGTTCATTGTCAGGCTGATCCATGCCGTTTTCTCCCTGATCACCGTCGGGTATGGCTACCGGATTGCGCTTAAACTTTCTGATGATAAAACCGCCCGCCTCACCGGCCTGCTGCTGGCTGCCTGCTGGTTCATGCCCTGGCTCAGCGTCCGGAATCTTGTTGAAGTCGTCTGCATCCCCTTCATGGTACTGGGGACCTGGCACCTCCTGACAGCCTCACGGGGATGGAAATGGAAAGCCCTGCTGGCAGGATTCCTGTTTGGACTGGCATTTGCCGTTCGTTATCAGGTGTTTGTATACATTGCGGGTGTGTGGCTTGTCCTGATCCTGGAAAAGCGATGGAAAGAAAACCTGACCTTTTTGCTCGGGTTGGTCCTTTCCATTCTGCTGACACAGGGTGTCATTGATTTCTTCATCTGGAAAACCCCTTTTGCAGAGCTCAGGCAATATGTCCTTTACAACATCCATCACCGGTTCGAGTACATCATCGGCCCGTGGTACAACTACCTGGTATTTTTGTTGGTCATGCTGGTACCCCCTGTCAGCATCTTTCTGTTCACCGGACTTTTCAGGAACTGGAAAAAACAGATGCTCCTGTTCATCCCGGTCATTCTTTTCCTGGTCTTCCATTCGGTATTTCCCAACAAACAGGAACGGTTCATCATACCCATCGTTCCCTTTCTGATCATAAGCGGTATCACGGGATGGCAGGAATTTGTAAGGCAATCCGGATTCTGGAAGCAGCGCCGGCGCCTGCTCGCCGCCTGCTGGATCTTCTTCTGGATCATCAACCTGATGCTGTTACCTTTCGTCACCACCATGTACTCGAAAAAAGCGCGCGTGGAATCCATGACCTACCTGTCGCGTTACCCGGGCATTGATTTTGTGCTGTTCGACGACACCTTCCGTCACGAGGTGCTGATCCCTCCCTCCTATTATTGCGGGCAGAAATTAAACGTTTATTCCATCAGCGGTACCCACCCTGTGGATTCCCTGAAGACGCAACTGGAGGTGTACGGCAAGGCGAAATATCCCCGCTTTGTACTTCTTTTCCAGGACAAGGCGATCGATCAGCGTGTGGATGAAATCAAAACCGTTCTGCCCAACATTGAATATGAAACAAGGATAGAGCCTGGGCTGGCCGACCGTTTTCTCTACTGGCTCAATCCGGTCAACGCCAATCAGACAGTGATCATCTACCGGAACAGGGACTTTTTTCCAAATAAGATAAACGATTAACGATATCAGATATCAGATTATGACGGTTGAGGAAGCAAAACGGCGGATCAGGGAGCTGACGGATCAGATCAACGACCATAACTACCGTTATTATGTGCTGGCAGATACGGTGATCACCGACTTTGAATTCGATCAGCTCATGGAGGAGCTTCAA
This genomic interval carries:
- a CDS encoding glycosyltransferase family 39 protein, which gives rise to MAWTERSMLPALTGTMKFLIKYWEEKPLAVIVLLAIVLRLIASVFARGFGMHDDHFIIIEPAHSWAIGEDYDNWLPWSEENEGPSGHSFFYIGFMYLVFQLLESLSIHSPQTQMFIVRLIHAVFSLITVGYGYRIALKLSDDKTARLTGLLLAACWFMPWLSVRNLVEVVCIPFMVLGTWHLLTASRGWKWKALLAGFLFGLAFAVRYQVFVYIAGVWLVLILEKRWKENLTFLLGLVLSILLTQGVIDFFIWKTPFAELRQYVLYNIHHRFEYIIGPWYNYLVFLLVMLVPPVSIFLFTGLFRNWKKQMLLFIPVILFLVFHSVFPNKQERFIIPIVPFLIISGITGWQEFVRQSGFWKQRRRLLAACWIFFWIINLMLLPFVTTMYSKKARVESMTYLSRYPGIDFVLFDDTFRHEVLIPPSYYCGQKLNVYSISGTHPVDSLKTQLEVYGKAKYPRFVLLFQDKAIDQRVDEIKTVLPNIEYETRIEPGLADRFLYWLNPVNANQTVIIYRNRDFFPNKIND